The Candidatus Hydrogenedentota bacterium genome has a window encoding:
- a CDS encoding ZIP family metal transporter — MDLPQRFRSKTSVRSNIRLWIGLAIMMAGAWALTSQFWAYAQNHPVVFQALAGGSAAALATALGTVPVMLSQRLSDRTQD, encoded by the coding sequence ATGGATCTGCCACAACGCTTCCGCTCCAAGACCAGCGTACGGTCCAACATCCGCCTGTGGATAGGCCTGGCCATCATGATGGCCGGCGCCTGGGCGCTCACCAGCCAGTTCTGGGCCTATGCGCAGAACCATCCGGTGGTCTTCCAGGCACTGGCCGGAGGCTCGGCCGCCGCGCTGGCGACCGCACTGGGCACCGTGCCCGTGATGCTGTCCCAGCGCCTGTCCGACCGCACGCAGGAC